TAAGTAATGGTGATGTTGTTAGTTTTAAAGCTGATAATAACAAGGTTTTTTATGGATATGTATTTGAAAATGGTGGTAATAAGAATCCAATTACAAAAATAACTGCTTATGATCAATTGCGATACCTTTTATTTAATGATACTTATGTATTTAAAAATAAAAAAGCAAGTCAAATTTTAATACAAATTGCTAAAGATATAGGATTGAGAATAGGAACTATAGAAGATACAGGGTATGTTATACCTCAACTTCTTGAGGATGATAAGAAATTATTAGATATAATATATAGTTCTTTAGAGAAAACTTTAATGAGTAATAAAAAAACTCATACATTATATGATGATTTTGGATATTTAAACTTAAGAAATATAAATAACATGAGGCAACCTGTAGTCATTAGTGACGATAGTAACTTAGGAGATTATGATTGGAAAAATAGTATAGATAGTGATACTTATAATAGAGTTAAAATAGTAAGAGATAATAAAGATACTAAGGGTAGAGATGTTTATATAGCACAAGATAGTAGGAATATAGCTAAATGGGGAAGGCTTCAATATTATAAAAAAGTAGATGAAAAAATGAATAAGGCGCAGATCCAAGAGATGGTTAATGCAGCATTAAAGCTTAAAAATAGAGAAACTAAAACTTTAAAATTAAAAGATGTTATTAGCACAGATATAGCAGCAGATTTAAAGTTAAGAGCTGGTAGCGGTGTGTATGTAGATATAAAAGAAAAGGGAATAAAACAGTATTACCTTATAGAAGAAGCTACACATAAGTTTCAAAAAGGCAATTTAGTAATGGACTTTGATTTAAAGGTGGTGTAGATATGGGAATGATAGATATAATTAAAAAGGCAAGTATGGGAGCAGTTGGAGCTAGTAATCCAGTCAATATTTCATTTGGAGAAATAGTAAGCACAAATGAGCTGAAAATAAAGGTGGACCAGAAGCTTATATTAGATAGAGATTTTTTTATTATTCCTGAAAGCTTAACTAGATATGAAGTAGATTTAAAACATAGTCATACTTATATAAATAATTCTATTGAGAGTAACCTAAATACATCTTTAGATAAATTATTAATTAGAGAAGGTCTGAAACAAGGTGATAAAGTATTACTTTTAAGAGTTCAAGGTGGTCAACAATACGTTATTTTAGATAAGGTGGTGTAACTATTGAGTGAGGTTAGTATATTACCACAAGGTGCAATAATTGATGAAGATATAGAAGTGGAAGAAATAATCGAACCAACAAAGACTTATAAAATTAAAGATAATAGAATAGTAGGATTTATAGATAATGTAGAAGCCTTAAAACAAGCTATAGCTTTAATTCTAAACACAGAAAGATATGAGTATCTTATCTATAGTTGGAACTATGGGAGTGAACTTAGTGGACTTATAGGTAGACAAAAGGATATAGCAGAAAGTGAGTTTAAAAGAAGAATAAAAGAAGCTTTACTTGAAGATGATAGAATAAAAAATGTAGATAACTTTATATTTAAATACAATGGAGACAGTGTTTTTGTAGAATTCACTGTCCTTTCTATTTATGGAGAATTTACTGAAAGTGTGGTGAGATAGTTGTTTGAAGATCAAACCGAAGAAGTGATTTTAGATAGAATGATAAGTAAAATATCCAATGATTTAGACAAAAGAGAAGGTTCTATAATTTATAATGCTTTAGCACCAGCGGCTCAAGAAGTTGCTAAAATGTATTCCGATATGGATTATTTTTTAAAATGTACTTTTGCAAGCCCATCTATGCCACCTGAACTTTTAGATTTAAGAGTAGCGGAAGAAGGGCTTAAAAGAGAAAAAGCAACTTATGCAATTAAAAAGGGATACTTTTATAACGAAGAAAATGAATTAATAGATATTCCCTTGAATAGTAGATTTTCTATAGAAGATTTTAATTTTATTGCTGTAGAAAAAATTTCTACTGGTTTATATAAAATGCAATGTGAAACAACAGGTATAGGGGGGAACTCTATAACAGGTCAACTAGTACCTATAGAATATATTGAGGGACTTTCCATTGCTACATTAGGAGAACTCATTATACCGGGAGAAGATAAAGAAGATAATTATAGTTTATTTAATAGATATATAGAGCATTTAAATGAGAAACCTTATGGAGGTAATATAGCAGACTATAAAACTAATACTAGAGCTATTGAAGGTGTTGGAACTGTAAAAGTATTTCCTATATGGAATGGTGGAGGCACTGTGAAAATAATTTTTCTGGATAGTGATTACAGTATTCCTACAACAGAATTGATTGATAAGGTACAAACTACATTAGATCCTGTACAAAACCAAGGAAAAGGTTTTGGTGTTGCTCCAGTTGGTCATGTAGTTACTGTGATAGGTGCTAAAAATATAGAACTAACTATAGAAACAAAACTTCTTTTAAAGAGAGGACTTACTATTGGTCAAGTACAACAGGATATAGAAAAAGTTATTAAAGATTACTTGTTAAACCTTAGAAAACAATGGGATACAGAGGATAATACTATAGTTAGAATTAGCCAAATTGAAGCTAGAATTTTGAATGTAGAAGGTGTAGCTGATTTATTTAATACTAAGATAAATGGTAAAGAGGAAAATTTAACTTTAGAGAGTGAAGAAGTTTCAATATTGAGAGAGGTGGTATTGAGTGAAAAAGAAATTAATTAATTTTTTACCACCACAAATAGCTGATATAGAAGATTTTAAACAAATTACTTCTACAGAAGATATAGAGCTTGAGCTATTAGAAAAAGGGCAAGAAAGAATTCTAAAAGAAAACTT
Above is a window of Clostridium sporogenes DNA encoding:
- a CDS encoding DUF2577 domain-containing protein, coding for MGMIDIIKKASMGAVGASNPVNISFGEIVSTNELKIKVDQKLILDRDFFIIPESLTRYEVDLKHSHTYINNSIESNLNTSLDKLLIREGLKQGDKVLLLRVQGGQQYVILDKVV
- a CDS encoding baseplate J/gp47 family protein — translated: MFEDQTEEVILDRMISKISNDLDKREGSIIYNALAPAAQEVAKMYSDMDYFLKCTFASPSMPPELLDLRVAEEGLKREKATYAIKKGYFYNEENELIDIPLNSRFSIEDFNFIAVEKISTGLYKMQCETTGIGGNSITGQLVPIEYIEGLSIATLGELIIPGEDKEDNYSLFNRYIEHLNEKPYGGNIADYKTNTRAIEGVGTVKVFPIWNGGGTVKIIFLDSDYSIPTTELIDKVQTTLDPVQNQGKGFGVAPVGHVVTVIGAKNIELTIETKLLLKRGLTIGQVQQDIEKVIKDYLLNLRKQWDTEDNTIVRISQIEARILNVEGVADLFNTKINGKEENLTLESEEVSILREVVLSEKEIN
- a CDS encoding DUF2634 domain-containing protein, translating into MSEVSILPQGAIIDEDIEVEEIIEPTKTYKIKDNRIVGFIDNVEALKQAIALILNTERYEYLIYSWNYGSELSGLIGRQKDIAESEFKRRIKEALLEDDRIKNVDNFIFKYNGDSVFVEFTVLSIYGEFTESVVR